The Pelmatolapia mariae isolate MD_Pm_ZW linkage group LG9, Pm_UMD_F_2, whole genome shotgun sequence genome has a segment encoding these proteins:
- the LOC134634440 gene encoding zinc finger protein 883-like, which produces MSSTKKDQHGERSQRSQEADKPHRRKREKKHTCDECGKGFTGKAFLKQHQVIHTGEKPFSCDLCGKSFSWKLSLKTHQFIHSGVKAYSCDQCGRAFTRSSSLQRHLVTHSGIKAYSCDICGKTFSQIESRNLHLRIHTRHDVYCCGQCGKHFAKHTHLQRHMFTHTEERPYKCDLCEKTFKAPDYLKEHQQIHNRKRLSKRSYCEDQHGARSQRSQEADKPHRRKGEKKHTCDQCGKNFTLYDLKLHQVIHTGEKPFSCDLCGKTFSWKGSLKTHQLIHSGVKAYSCDQCGRAFTQSGQLQSHLVTHSGIKAYSCDICGKTFSRIDSRNIHLRIHTRHDVYSCGQCDKQFATDARLQRHMLTHTEERPYKCDLCEKTFKAPLNLKEHQQIHTRKRLYKCSYCEKQNDTDASSSQPCHHCGGGKDFRCDLCGKTFSWQGSLKRHQRRHTGDKLKNCKECGRSFTTSSYLKQHELIHSGVKKHICDQCGSSFRSKGQLKSHKRVHTGEKPYKCRHCDKSFSRSSHRNKHERTHMEGNLSCNQCDKSFRNLSSYSEHKRSHVTNKLFHCYLCAKTFTSLSALCKHQRDHSGVKSLPSLDHSESEETQRSSGFSVRLRTLEIRLHRVQMESPVKI; this is translated from the exons atgagctcaacaaAGAAG gaccaacatggagagagaagtcagcgctctcaggaggccgacaaacctcacagaagaaagagagagaaaaaacacacctgtgacgagtgtgggaagggTTTTACTGGGAAGGCATTCCTAAAacagcatcaggtcatccacactggagagaaaccgttcagctgtgacttgtgtggaaagtctttttcctggAAGCTTTCCCTGAAAACACACCAattcatccacagtggagttaaagcgtacagctgtgatcagtgtggcagagcttttactcgcAGTAGCAGCTTACAGaggcatctagttacccactctggaattaaggcatacagctgtgacatatGTGGAAAAACATTCAGCCAGATTGAGAGCAGAAATTTACACCTGcgcattcacaccagacatgatgtgtactgCTGTGGTCAGTGTGGCAAACACTttgctaaacacacacacttacaacgccacatgtttacccacactgaggagagaccttataaatgtgacctgtgtgagaagacttttaaagctcCAGATTACCTGAAagaacaccaacagatccacaacAGAAAGAGACTCTCCAAGCgtagttactgtgag gaccaacatggagcgagaagtcagcgctctcaggaggccgacaaacctcacagaagaaagggagagaaaaaacacacctgtgatcagtgtgggaagAATTTTACTCTGTATGACCTAAAacttcatcaggtcatccaTACTGGAGAGaaaccgttcagctgtgacttgtgtggaaagacTTTTTCCTGGAAGGGTtccctaaaaacacaccaactcatccacagtggagttaaagcgtacagctgtgatcagtgtggcagagcttttactcaaagTGGCCAAttacagagtcatctagttacccactctggaattaaggcatacagctgtgacatctgtggaaaaacCTTCAGTCGGATAGACAGCCGAAATatacacctacgcattcacaccagacatgatgtgtacagctgtgGTCAGTGTGATAAACAGTTTGCAACAGACGCACGTTTACAACGACACATGTTGACCCACACTGAGGaacgaccttataaatgtgacctgtgtgagaagacttttaaagctcCACTTAACCTGAAagaacaccaacagatccacaccagaaagagactctacaagtgcagttactgtgag aagcagaacGACACAGATGcatccagttctcaaccctgtcatcactgtggtggtgggaaagactttCGTTGTGAcctctgtggaaaaactttcagttggCAAGGCTCCCTAAAAAgacatcaacgtagacacactggagacaaattgaaaaactgcaaagaatgtgggagaagcttcACCACATCAAGTTACTTAAAACAACATGAACTGattcacagtggggttaaaaagcacatctgtgatcagtgtgggtcatccttcagaTCTAAAGGTCAGCTTAAATCacacaaacgagtccacacaggagagaaaccatacaagtgtagacactgtgacaaaagcttctcacgaTCAAGTCATCGTAACAAgcatgaacgtacacacatggaaggaaactTAAGCTGtaaccagtgtgacaagagcttcaggaatctcagttcatactccgaacacaaacgatcccacgttactaataaactgtttcactgttacctatgtgccaaaacattcacctcattgtctgctctgtgcaaacatcagcgtgatcactcaggggtgaaatcactcccatcactggatcacagtgaatctgaagagacacAAAGATCCTCTGGTTTCAGTGTCAGACTTAGaacccttgagatcaggctccacagagttcagatggaatcTCCTGTAAAGATCTGA